Genomic segment of Patescibacteria group bacterium:
AAAATTGTAGTTGTTCAATTTGCTCCTTCAATTAGAGTTAGCATCGGTGAAGACTTTGGATTTGATCATGGAGAAATAGTTACCGAAAAATTAGTTTCATCATTGAGGGAACTTGGATTTGATTATGTCTTTGATGTTTCTTTTGCGGCAGATATTACAACATTGGTTGAAGCTGGGGAATTACTTGAAAGAATTGAAAAGAAGGGAGTTATGCCCATGATGACCTCTTGTTGTCCGGGCTGGGTTAATTATGTTGAATATTACAATCCAGAACTTATTCCTAATTTAACAACTTCAAGATCTCCGCAAATTCATGGAGGTGGTGTTATTAAAACATATTGGGCAAAAAAGATGAATGTTGATCCAAAGAATATTGTCGTTGTTTCAATAATGCCTTGTACTGCTAAAAAATATGAAGCATCTCGAGAGGAAATGGCTATTAATAATATTCTACCTGTTGACTATGTTTTAACTACCAGGGAGCTATCTTTTATGATAAAGAAAAACAATATTAATTTTGCAAATCTAAAAGAGTCAAAAGCCGATAATCCTTTGGGTGATTATACTGGAGCCGGTGTAATATTTGGAGGTTCTGGAGGTGTTATGGAATCTGCCCTAAGAACAGCTCAGTATGTCTTGGAAGGACCCAAGGCCAAATTAACTAAAAAAAGATTAGAATTTAATGGTGTTCGTGGCTTAGAAGATGTGAAGGAAACAGTTGTCACTATAGCCGGAAAAGATTTGAGAATTGGTGTTGTAAATGGAATAAAACATATTAAAGAACTCATTCCTAGATTAAACGAATTTGATTATATTGAAGTTATGACTTGCCCGGGAGGATGTATCGGCGGGGGAGGGCAACCTATTCCTACCAGCAAAGAAATAGTCAAAAAAAGAATAGCAGGTTTATATAGGGATGATACAAACAGCAAAATAAGAGTATCAGCTCAAAATGAATCGGCTAAGGAAATAGTAGAATGGCTAGAAGACAACAAACTTACACACAAA
This window contains:
- a CDS encoding [FeFe] hydrogenase, group A, translating into MLNNKIKINNKEYDFNEGETVLSVATRNGIQIPTLCDHPDFSVKENCRVCVVEIKGEHGLSTSCSAKAKPGMEIQTNSDRVEKSRGLNLEMIFAEHIEKCATCIWRFECKLLKYAKDYNLLINTFSDRKGKRPVYRFKNAVELDSSQCIDCRNCVDACSVLQGIDYLEIKGKGRNQEVVPTADVRKHCILCGQCALHCPVSAAQEQPNWQDVEREMKNDKKIVVVQFAPSIRVSIGEDFGFDHGEIVTEKLVSSLRELGFDYVFDVSFAADITTLVEAGELLERIEKKGVMPMMTSCCPGWVNYVEYYNPELIPNLTTSRSPQIHGGGVIKTYWAKKMNVDPKNIVVVSIMPCTAKKYEASREEMAINNILPVDYVLTTRELSFMIKKNNINFANLKESKADNPLGDYTGAGVIFGGSGGVMESALRTAQYVLEGPKAKLTKKRLEFNGVRGLEDVKETVVTIAGKDLRIGVVNGIKHIKELIPRLNEFDYIEVMTCPGGCIGGGGQPIPTSKEIVKKRIAGLYRDDTNSKIRVSAQNESAKEIVEWLEDNKLTHKTLHTKYFKNLD